In Chitinophaga sp. H8, the sequence AGAAGCTTGTATCCATTTGCACAGGAATATCCAGCAGATAAAAGGTCTGGGGATGAAAGCGGGCGTAGCGCTGAATCCGCATACCCCGGTAAATGTACTGGAAAATATTATTGGTGATATTGATGTAGTACTGGTGATGAGTGTTAATCCAGGGTTTGGCGGACAGGCATTCATTCCGCAAACCTATCACAAAATTGCACAGGTGCGGGACATGATACAGCAACAGGGAGCGCATGCATTGATTGAAGTAGACGGAGGCGTTACGCTGGATAATGCGGCTGCGCTGATAAAAGCCGGCGCTGATGTGTTGGTAGCCGGCAGTTTTGTATTCTCTGCAGCGAATCCGGAAAACACCATCCACTTGTTAAAAGAAGCAAACAGGTAATAGGATGTACACCCTGGGTATGGCTTACACAGCCAGGTGTGTGATAATTTCCTTGGAAAGTGGCTTGGTCAGATAGCCCGTTACAAATGAATAAGTACGAACCCGCTCTTTATCTTTCTCATCAATTGAAGAGGTCAGTACAAAAATTTTAATGGGCTTGGCAAGTATCTCCTGGAAACCTGCATACTCGTTTAAAAAGTCCCACCCGTCCATTACCG encodes:
- the rpe gene encoding ribulose-phosphate 3-epimerase: MEKQQVLIAPSLLAANFLELGKEVEMVNRSEADWFHLDVMDGRFVPNISYGLPVIAQIKKAARKPCDVHLMIEEPEKYADAFQKAGADILTVHAEACIHLHRNIQQIKGLGMKAGVALNPHTPVNVLENIIGDIDVVLVMSVNPGFGGQAFIPQTYHKIAQVRDMIQQQGAHALIEVDGGVTLDNAAALIKAGADVLVAGSFVFSAANPENTIHLLKEANR